GGGCTGCGGCGCCCACGTGACCCTGCTGCGGCGCCTGTCCGCCGGGCCTTATCCCACCGACGGCATGCTGACCCTGGACGAACTGGGCAGCCTGAAGGAAGAGGGCGGCTTCGAGGCCCTCGACGCCCGCCTGCTGCCGGTAGAAACCGCCGTGGCTGACTGGCCCCAGGTGAAGCTGGGCCGCGACGCGGCCTTCTACCTGTGCCAGGGCCAGCCCGTGATGGCCGCCGACCGCCCCCGCGACGGCATGGTGACCCTGTATAACGCCGAATCCGGTGCATTTCTGGGTGTCGGAGAGGTACAGGAAGATGGTATGATCGCCCCTCGCCGACTGGTCGCCCAGACGGCATAACCCGGCGGCAGCTATAAATATGCATGGCTGACCGCGACTCGATATTGCGCATATTTGGAGAGAGACATGTCACTGACTGCTGAGCAGAAAGCCCAGATCCTGAAAGAGTATGGCCAGAAAGACGGCGATACCGGCTCCCCTGAAGTCCAGGTTGCCCTGCTGACCGCCAACATCAACGGCCTGCAGGACCACTTCAAGAGCCACAAGAAAGATCACCATGGCCGCCGCGGCCTGATCCGCATGGTAAACCAGCGCCGCAAGCTGCTGGACTACCTGGCGAAGAAGGATCTGACGCGCTACGCGCAACTGATCGAGCGCCTGGGCCTGCGTCGCTAAGACCGGACCCACGCCACGATGGTGTTCTCGACAAAAGCTCGGTAGCCCCGGGCTTTTGTTGTTTATACGGGGTGCTGGCGCTGGTTGTTGGAAGCTGTTGAACGTTGTTGAGAAGAGACGAGAGAAGAGACGAGAGATATGTTTAAAACTGTACGCAAGGAATTCCAGTATGGCCGTGACACGGTCGTGCTTGAGACGGGCCGCCTGGCTCGCCAGGCTACCGGCGCTGTCATGGTCACCATCGGCGACACCGCTGTGCTGGTCACCGTGGTGGGCAAGAAAGAAGCTGACCCGAGCAAAGGCTTCTTCCCCCTGACCGTCAACTATCAGGAAAAGACCTACGCCGCAGGCCGCATTCCCGGTGGCTTCTTCAAGCGCGAAGGCCGCCCCTCTGAAAAAGAGACCCTGACCTGCCGCCTGATCGATCGCCCGATCCGCCCGCTGTTCCCGAAAGGCTTCATGAACGAAGTCCAGGTGATCGCGACCGTCATGTCCACCGACAAGGACGCTGATCCGGATATCGCCGCCATGCTCGGCACCTCTGCCGCCCTGGCCATTTCCGGCATCCCCTTCGCAGGCCCGATTGGCGCCGCGCGCGTTGGCTTCCGCAACGGCATGTACGAACTGAACCCGCGCTACTCCGAACTGAAAGAGTCCGAGCTGGACCTGGTCGTCGCCGGCACCGAAGCCGCCGTCCTGATGGTGGAATCCGAAGCCAAAGAACTGACCGAAGACCAGATGCTCGGCGGCG
This genomic interval from Isoalcanivorax indicus contains the following:
- the rpsO gene encoding 30S ribosomal protein S15 → MSLTAEQKAQILKEYGQKDGDTGSPEVQVALLTANINGLQDHFKSHKKDHHGRRGLIRMVNQRRKLLDYLAKKDLTRYAQLIERLGLRR